The Carassius gibelio isolate Cgi1373 ecotype wild population from Czech Republic chromosome B9, carGib1.2-hapl.c, whole genome shotgun sequence genome includes a region encoding these proteins:
- the LOC127965271 gene encoding collagen alpha-3(VI) chain-like isoform X4 → MRDFVQRVVEKFNIEANRDRVSVVQYSRDAEVHFYLNSYTTKEEVLDRVRGLRHKGGRPLNMGAALQYVRDSVFTATSGSRRLEGVPQILVLFSGGRSSDSVDAAASSLKELGVSTFGIGSRGSDSRELQRISSDPNYALTVSDFSELPKVQEQLLASVQDVAMPVTPTSPTLTADDPIPRKDVVFLLDASDGTRNTFPAMRDFVQRLVEQFSIDANRDRVAVVQYSRDAEVNFYLNTYTTKGEILNSVRGLRHRGGRPLNTGAALQYVRDNVFTASAGSRKQAGVPQILILLSGGQSSDNIDIPASALKQGGILIFGVGTRNSSREVQRIANDPTYAQSINEFSDLPSVQQQFISSLNNVLGQVKPVTATVPGKTDSRMPLENSTLSSSLQSVQLTLNSLS, encoded by the exons ATGCGTGACTTCGTGCAAAGAGTAGTGGAGAAATTCAACATAGAGGCCAACAGAGACCGAGTTTCTGTGGTGCAGTACAGTAGAGACGCTGAGGTCCATTTCTATCTGAACAGCTACACGACAAAGGAAGAGGTTCTTGACCGTGTCAGAGGCCTGAGACACAAAGGAGGCAGACCCCTCAACATGGGGGCAGCTCTCCAGTACGTCAGAGACAgtgtctttactgccacctctGGCAGCAGGCGGCTGGAGGGTGTGCCGCAGATACTGGTTTTGTTTAGCGGGGGAAGGTCATCTGACAGTGTCGATGCAGCAGCCTCCTCTCTGAAAGAGCTTGGCGTTTCGACCTTTGGAATAGGATCGAGGGGCTCTGATAGCAGAGAATTGCAGAGAATTTCATCCGACCCCAATTACGCTCTGACCGTGTCCGACTTCAGTGAGCTTCCAAAAGTCCAAGAGCAGCTGCTGGCCTCTGTCCAGGATGTTGCAATGCCTGTCACTCCGACTTCTCCGACTCTGACCG CTGATGACCCCATACCCAGAAAGGACGTAGTGTTCCTGCTGGACGCATCAGATGGCACTAGAAATACTTTCCCGGCGATGCGTGACTTCGTGCAAAGATTAGTGGAGCAATTCAGCATAGATGCAAACAGAGACCGTGTTGCCGTGGTGCAGTACAGTAGAGACGCAGAGGTCAATTTCTATCTGAATACCTACACAACAAAGGGGGAGATCTTGAACTCTGTCAGAGGTCTGAGGCATAGAGGAGGGAGACCCCTCAACACTGGGGCAGCTCTCCAGTACGTGAGGGACAATGTCTTCACCGCCTCTGCGGGGAGTAGAAAGCAAGCGGGTGTCCCTCAGATTCTCATCCTCCTCAGTGGAGGACAGTCAAGCGATAACATAGATATACCTGCCTCCGCCTTGAAACAGGGCGGGATCTTGATTTTTGGTGTCGGCACCAGAAATTCCAGCAGAGAGGTGCAGAGAATTGCCAATGATCCTACCTATGCACAGTCCATCAATGAATTCTCTgaccttcccagtgtccaacagcAGTTTATCAGCTCCCTCAACAATGTGCTTGGTCAAGTCAAGCCGGTGACAGCTACTGTGCCGGGTAAGACAGATTCCCGCATGCCTCTAGAAAACAGTACTCTGAGCTCCTCTTTGCAAAGCGTGCAGTTGACCCTGAACAGTTTAAGTTAG
- the LOC127965271 gene encoding collagen alpha-3(VI) chain-like isoform X16 encodes MRDFVQRVVEKFNIEANRDRVSVVQYSRDAEVHFYLNSYTTKEEVLDRVRGLRHKGGRPLNMGAALQYVRDSVFTATSGSRRLEGVPQILVLFSGGRSSDSVDAAASSLKELGVSTFGIGSRGSDSRELQRISSDPNYALTVSDFSELPKVQEQLLASVQDVAMPVTPTSPTLTADDAIPRKDVVFLLDASDGTRNTFPAMRDFVQRLVEQFSIDANRDRVAVVQYSRDAEVNFYLNTYTTKGEILNSVRGLRHRGGRPLNTGAALQYVRDNVFTASAGSRKQAGVPQILILLSGGRSSDNIDIPASALKQGGILIFGVGTRNSSREVQRIANDPTYAQSINEFSDLPSVQQQFISSLNNVLGQVKPVTATVPGKTDSRMPLENSTLSSSLQSVQLTLNSLS; translated from the exons ATGCGTGACTTCGTGCAAAGAGTAGTGGAGAAATTCAACATAGAGGCCAACAGAGACCGAGTTTCTGTGGTGCAGTACAGTAGAGACGCTGAGGTCCATTTCTATCTGAACAGCTACACGACAAAGGAAGAGGTTCTTGACCGTGTCAGAGGCCTGAGACACAAAGGAGGCAGACCCCTCAACATGGGGGCAGCTCTCCAGTACGTCAGAGACAgtgtctttactgccacctctGGCAGCAGGCGGCTGGAGGGTGTGCCGCAGATACTGGTTTTGTTTAGCGGGGGAAGGTCATCTGACAGTGTCGATGCAGCAGCCTCCTCTCTGAAAGAGCTTGGCGTTTCGACCTTTGGAATAGGATCGAGGGGCTCTGATAGCAGAGAATTGCAGAGAATTTCATCCGACCCCAATTACGCTCTGACCGTGTCCGACTTCAGTGAGCTTCCAAAAGTCCAAGAGCAGCTGCTGGCCTCTGTCCAGGATGTTGCAATGCCTGTCACTCCGACTTCTCCGACTCTGACCG CTGATGACGCCATACCCAGAAAGGACGTAGTGTTCCTGCTGGACGCATCAGATGGCACTAGAAATACTTTCCCGGCGATGCGTGACTTCGTGCAAAGATTAGTGGAGCAATTCAGCATAGATGCAAACAGAGACCGTGTTGCCGTGGTGCAGTACAGTAGAGACGCAGAGGTCAATTTCTATCTGAATACCTACACAACAAAGGGGGAGATCTTGAACTCTGTCAGAGGTCTGAGGCATAGAGGAGGGAGACCCCTCAACACTGGGGCAGCTCTCCAGTACGTGAGGGACAATGTCTTCACCGCCTCTGCGGGGAGTAGAAAGCAAGCGGGTGTCCCTCAGATTCTCATCCTCCTCAGTGGAGGACGGTCAAGCGATAACATAGATATACCTGCCTCCGCCTTGAAACAGGGCGGGATCTTGATTTTTGGTGTCGGCACCAGAAATTCCAGCAGAGAGGTGCAGAGAATTGCCAATGATCCTACCTATGCACAGTCCATCAATGAATTCTCTgaccttcccagtgtccaacagcAGTTTATCAGCTCCCTCAACAATGTGCTTGGTCAAGTCAAGCCGGTGACAGCTACTGTGCCGGGTAAGACAGATTCCCGCATGCCTCTAGAAAACAGTACTCTGAGCTCCTCTTTGCAAAGCGTGCAGTTGACCCTGAACAGTTTAAGTTAG
- the LOC127965271 gene encoding collagen alpha-3(VI) chain-like isoform X6, with protein MRDFVQRVVEKFNIEANRDRVSVVQYSGDAEVHFYLNSYTTKEEVLDRVRGLRHKGGRPLNMGAALQYVRDSVFTATSGSRRLEGVPQILVLFSGGRSSDSVDAAASSLKELGVSTFGIGSRGSDSRELQRISSDPNYALTVSDFSELPKVQEQLLASVQDVAMPVTPTSPTLTADDPIPRKDVVFLLDASDGTRNTFPAMRDFVQRLVEQFSIDANRDRVAVVQYSRDAEVNFYLNTYTTKGEILNSVRGLRHRGGRPLNTGAALQYVRDNVFTASAGSRKQAGVPQILILLSGGQSSDNIDIPASALKQGGILIFGVGTRNSSREVQRIANDPTYAQSINEFSDLPSVQQQFISSLNNVLGQVKPVTATVPGKTDSRMPLENSTLSSSLQSVQLTLNSLS; from the exons ATGCGTGACTTCGTGCAAAGAGTAGTGGAGAAATTCAACATAGAGGCCAACAGAGACCGCGTTTCTGTGGTCCAGTACAGTGGAGACGCTGAGGTCCATTTCTATCTGAACAGCTACACGACAAAGGAAGAGGTTCTTGACCGTGTCAGAGGCCTGAGACACAAAGGAGGCAGACCCCTCAACATGGGGGCAGCTCTCCAGTACGTCAGAGACAgtgtctttactgccacctctGGCAGCAGGCGGCTGGAGGGTGTGCCGCAGATACTGGTTTTGTTTAGCGGGGGAAGGTCATCTGACAGTGTCGATGCAGCAGCCTCCTCTCTGAAAGAGCTTGGCGTTTCGACCTTTGGAATAGGATCGAGGGGCTCTGATAGCAGAGAATTGCAGAGAATTTCATCCGACCCCAATTACGCTCTGACCGTGTCCGACTTCAGTGAGCTTCCAAAAGTCCAAGAGCAGCTGCTGGCCTCTGTCCAGGATGTTGCAATGCCTGTCACTCCGACTTCTCCGACTCTGACCG CTGATGACCCCATACCCAGAAAGGACGTAGTGTTCCTGCTGGACGCATCAGATGGCACTAGAAATACTTTCCCGGCGATGCGTGACTTCGTGCAAAGATTAGTGGAGCAATTCAGCATAGATGCAAACAGAGACCGTGTTGCCGTGGTGCAGTACAGTAGAGACGCAGAGGTCAATTTCTATCTGAATACCTACACAACAAAGGGGGAGATCTTGAACTCTGTCAGAGGTCTGAGGCATAGAGGAGGGAGACCCCTCAACACTGGGGCAGCTCTCCAGTACGTGAGGGACAATGTCTTCACCGCCTCTGCGGGGAGTAGAAAGCAAGCGGGTGTCCCTCAGATTCTCATCCTCCTCAGTGGAGGACAGTCAAGCGATAACATAGATATACCTGCCTCCGCCTTGAAACAGGGCGGGATCTTGATTTTTGGTGTCGGCACCAGAAATTCCAGCAGAGAGGTGCAGAGAATTGCCAATGATCCTACCTATGCACAGTCCATCAATGAATTCTCTgaccttcccagtgtccaacagcAGTTTATCAGCTCCCTCAACAATGTGCTTGGTCAAGTCAAGCCGGTGACAGCTACTGTGCCGGGTAAGACAGATTCCCGCATGCCTCTAGAAAACAGTACTCTGAGCTCCTCTTTGCAAAGCGTGCAGTTGACCCTGAACAGTTTAAGTTAG
- the LOC127965271 gene encoding collagen alpha-3(VI) chain-like isoform X12, producing MRDFVQRVVEKFNIEANRDRVSVVQYSGDAEVHFYLNSYTTKEEVLDRVRGLRHKGGRPLNMGAALQYVRDSVFTATSGSRRLEGVPQILVLFSGGRSSDSVDAAASSLKELGVSTFGIGSRGSDSRELQRISSDPNYALTVSDFSELPKVQEQLLASVQDVAMPVTPTSPTLTADDAIPRKDVVFLLDASDGTRNTFPAMRDFVQRLVEQFSIDANRDRVAVVQYSRDAEVNFYLNTYTTKGEILNSVRGLRHRGGRPLNTGAALQYVRDNVFTASAGSRKQAGVPQILILLSGGQSSDNIDIPASALKQGGILIFGVGTRNSSREVQRIANDPTYAQSINEFSDLPSVQQQFISSLNNVLGQVKPVTATVPGKTDSRMPLENSTLSSSLQSVQLTLNSLS from the exons ATGCGTGACTTCGTGCAAAGAGTAGTGGAGAAATTCAACATAGAGGCCAACAGAGACCGCGTTTCTGTGGTCCAGTACAGTGGAGACGCTGAGGTCCATTTCTATCTGAACAGCTACACGACAAAGGAAGAGGTTCTTGACCGTGTCAGAGGCCTGAGACACAAAGGAGGCAGACCCCTCAACATGGGGGCAGCTCTCCAGTACGTCAGAGACAgtgtctttactgccacctctGGCAGCAGGCGGCTGGAGGGTGTGCCGCAGATACTGGTTTTGTTTAGCGGGGGAAGGTCATCTGACAGTGTCGATGCAGCAGCCTCCTCTCTGAAAGAGCTTGGCGTTTCGACCTTTGGAATAGGATCGAGGGGCTCTGATAGCAGAGAATTGCAGAGAATTTCATCCGACCCCAATTACGCTCTGACCGTGTCCGACTTCAGTGAGCTTCCAAAAGTCCAAGAGCAGCTGCTGGCCTCTGTCCAGGATGTTGCAATGCCTGTCACTCCGACTTCTCCGACTCTGACCG CTGATGACGCCATACCCAGAAAGGACGTAGTGTTCCTGCTGGACGCATCAGATGGCACTAGAAATACTTTCCCGGCGATGCGTGACTTCGTGCAAAGATTAGTGGAGCAATTCAGCATAGATGCAAACAGAGACCGTGTTGCCGTGGTGCAGTACAGTAGAGACGCAGAG GTCAATTTCTATCTGAATACCTACACAACAAAGGGGGAGATCTTGAACTCTGTCAGAGGTCTGAGGCATAGAGGAGGGAGACCCCTCAACACTGGGGCAGCTCTCCAGTACGTGAGGGACAATGTCTTCACCGCCTCTGCGGGGAGTAGAAAGCAAGCGGGTGTCCCTCAGATTCTCATCCTCCTCAGTGGAGGACAGTCAAGCGATAACATAGATATACCTGCCTCCGCCTTGAAACAGGGCGGGATCTTGATTTTTGGTGTCGGCACCAGAAATTCCAGCAGAGAGGTGCAGAGAATTGCCAATGATCCTACCTATGCACAGTCCATCAATGAATTCTCTgaccttcccagtgtccaacagcAGTTTATCAGCTCCCTCAACAATGTGCTTGGTCAAGTCAAGCCGGTGACAGCTACTGTGCCGGGTAAGACAGATTCCCGCATGCCTCTAGAAAACAGTACTCTGAGCTCCTCTTTGCAAAGCGTGCAGTTGACCCTGAACAGTTTAAGTTAG
- the LOC127965271 gene encoding collagen alpha-3(VI) chain-like isoform X18, which produces MRDFVQRVVEKFNIEANRDRVSVVQYSGDAEVHFYLNSYTTKEEVLDRVRGLRHKGGRPLNMGAALQYVRDSVFTATSGSRRLEGVPQILVLFSGGRSSDSVDAAASSLKELGVSTFGIGSRGSDSRELQRISSDPNYALTVSDFSELPKVQEQLLASVQDVAMPVTPTSPTLTADDAIPRKDVVFLLDASDGTRNTFPAMRDFVQRLVEQFSIDANRDRVAVVQYSRDAEVNFYLNTYTTKGEILNSVRGLRHRGGRPLNTGAALQYVRDNVFTASAGSRKQAGVPQILILLSGGRSSDNIDIPASALKQGGILIFGVGTRNSSREVQRIANDPTYAQSINEFSDLPSVQQQFISSLNNVLGQVKPVTATVPGKTDSRMPLENSTLSSSLQSVQLTLNSLS; this is translated from the exons ATGCGTGACTTCGTGCAAAGAGTAGTGGAGAAATTCAACATAGAGGCCAACAGAGACCGCGTTTCTGTGGTCCAGTACAGTGGAGACGCTGAGGTCCATTTCTATCTGAACAGCTACACGACAAAGGAAGAGGTTCTTGACCGTGTCAGAGGCCTGAGACACAAAGGAGGCAGACCCCTCAACATGGGGGCAGCTCTCCAGTACGTCAGAGACAgtgtctttactgccacctctGGCAGCAGGCGGCTGGAGGGTGTGCCGCAGATACTGGTTTTGTTTAGCGGGGGAAGGTCATCTGACAGTGTCGATGCAGCAGCCTCCTCTCTGAAAGAGCTTGGCGTTTCGACCTTTGGAATAGGATCGAGGGGCTCTGATAGCAGAGAATTGCAGAGAATTTCATCCGACCCCAATTACGCTCTGACCGTGTCCGACTTCAGTGAGCTTCCAAAAGTCCAAGAGCAGCTGCTGGCCTCTGTCCAGGATGTTGCAATGCCTGTCACTCCGACTTCTCCGACTCTGACCG CTGATGACGCCATACCCAGAAAGGACGTAGTGTTCCTGCTGGACGCATCAGATGGCACTAGAAATACTTTCCCGGCGATGCGTGACTTCGTGCAAAGATTAGTGGAGCAATTCAGCATAGATGCAAACAGAGACCGTGTTGCCGTGGTGCAGTACAGTAGAGACGCAGAGGTCAATTTCTATCTGAATACCTACACAACAAAGGGGGAGATCTTGAACTCTGTCAGAGGTCTGAGGCATAGAGGAGGGAGACCCCTCAACACTGGGGCAGCTCTCCAGTACGTGAGGGACAATGTCTTCACCGCCTCTGCGGGGAGTAGAAAGCAAGCGGGTGTCCCTCAGATTCTCATCCTCCTCAGTGGAGGACGGTCAAGCGATAACATAGATATACCTGCCTCCGCCTTGAAACAGGGCGGGATCTTGATTTTTGGTGTCGGCACCAGAAATTCCAGCAGAGAGGTGCAGAGAATTGCCAATGATCCTACCTATGCACAGTCCATCAATGAATTCTCTgaccttcccagtgtccaacagcAGTTTATCAGCTCCCTCAACAATGTGCTTGGTCAAGTCAAGCCGGTGACAGCTACTGTGCCGGGTAAGACAGATTCCCGCATGCCTCTAGAAAACAGTACTCTGAGCTCCTCTTTGCAAAGCGTGCAGTTGACCCTGAACAGTTTAAGTTAG